A part of Caldicellulosiruptor owensensis OL genomic DNA contains:
- the ftsH gene encoding ATP-dependent zinc metalloprotease FtsH, with amino-acid sequence MRNLFKTATIYILIALVILLLVDILSGGLSYNQLFSNLSERREVIYSELINDINDGKVSRIILSYNNVSGQYADGTKFDNVFVPSPDKFLDQIQPAIQAKKIQIVTKEPPQVPWWLSTFLPMLIFAGLMVFVWIFMLQQTQGGGSKIMSFTKSRAKTIQDLKKKVTFADVAGADEEKEELREVIDFLKNPRKYIELGARIPKGILLVGPPGTGKTLLAKAVAGEAGVPFFSISGSDFVEMFVGVGAARVRDLFDQAKRNAPCVVFIDEIDAVGRHRGAGLGGGHDEREQTLNQLLVEMDGFGTNEGIIVMAATNRPDILDPALLRPGRFDRQIVVNVPDAKAREEILKVHARNKPLGEDVDLSQIAKITAGFTGADLENLLNEAALLAARKGKRQINMEEVQEAVAKVLMGPEKRSRVYTEKEKKLTAYHEAGHAIVRTMIPDSEPVHEVSIIPRGYAGGYTMYLPKEDKFYASKSDMMREIVTLLGGRVAEKLVLEDVSTGAASDIKRATKIARDMVTKYGMSDKLGPMTFGTEQEEVFLGRDLALARNYSEEVAAEIDREIKSIIEEAYKKAEEILKQNIDKLHRVANALLEKEKLTGEEFRKLVFEDAQPQLA; translated from the coding sequence TTGAGGAACCTATTTAAAACTGCAACAATTTATATTCTGATAGCCCTTGTTATCTTGCTACTTGTAGATATTTTAAGTGGAGGGCTTTCGTACAATCAGCTCTTTTCAAATTTGAGCGAAAGAAGAGAGGTCATTTATTCAGAGCTCATAAACGATATAAATGATGGTAAAGTGTCGAGGATTATTCTGAGCTACAACAATGTGTCTGGACAGTATGCAGACGGCACCAAGTTTGACAATGTGTTTGTACCTTCTCCAGACAAGTTTTTGGACCAGATACAACCAGCTATCCAGGCAAAGAAGATTCAAATAGTGACAAAAGAACCACCACAGGTTCCATGGTGGCTTTCGACCTTTTTGCCGATGCTAATCTTTGCTGGTTTGATGGTTTTTGTATGGATATTCATGCTGCAGCAGACCCAGGGTGGAGGCAGCAAGATAATGTCATTTACAAAATCGCGTGCAAAGACAATCCAGGATCTTAAAAAGAAGGTTACGTTTGCAGACGTTGCAGGTGCAGATGAAGAAAAAGAGGAGCTCAGAGAGGTTATTGATTTTCTCAAAAATCCAAGGAAGTATATTGAACTTGGCGCAAGAATCCCGAAAGGTATTTTGCTTGTTGGACCGCCGGGGACAGGTAAAACTCTTTTAGCAAAGGCAGTTGCAGGGGAAGCAGGAGTTCCTTTTTTCAGCATATCAGGTTCTGATTTTGTGGAAATGTTTGTTGGTGTTGGTGCAGCAAGAGTAAGGGATTTGTTTGATCAAGCAAAGAGAAATGCTCCGTGTGTTGTGTTCATAGATGAGATAGATGCAGTTGGCAGACACAGAGGCGCTGGTCTTGGCGGTGGTCACGATGAAAGAGAACAGACTCTCAATCAGCTTCTTGTTGAGATGGACGGGTTTGGAACAAACGAGGGAATAATTGTGATGGCAGCAACCAACAGACCTGATATATTGGACCCGGCACTATTGCGACCAGGGAGATTTGACAGACAGATTGTTGTAAATGTTCCTGATGCAAAGGCAAGAGAGGAGATTTTAAAAGTTCATGCACGAAATAAACCTCTTGGCGAAGATGTTGACCTATCTCAAATAGCGAAGATTACAGCTGGGTTTACTGGTGCTGACCTTGAAAATCTTTTAAATGAGGCTGCTCTTTTGGCAGCAAGGAAGGGTAAAAGACAGATTAACATGGAAGAGGTTCAGGAAGCCGTGGCAAAGGTGTTGATGGGACCTGAAAAAAGAAGCAGAGTTTACACTGAAAAAGAAAAGAAACTTACAGCATACCATGAAGCAGGTCATGCAATTGTTCGTACCATGATTCCAGATTCTGAACCTGTCCATGAGGTTTCCATTATACCAAGAGGGTATGCCGGTGGGTACACTATGTATCTTCCAAAGGAAGACAAGTTCTATGCGTCAAAATCTGATATGATGAGAGAAATTGTAACGCTTCTTGGTGGAAGGGTTGCAGAAAAGCTTGTTTTGGAAGATGTATCAACAGGTGCAGCATCTGATATAAAAAGAGCAACTAAAATTGCAAGGGACATGGTAACAAAATATGGAATGTCTGATAAGCTTGGTCCTATGACCTTTGGAACAGAGCAAGAAGAGGTGTTTTTGGGAAGGGATCTTGCACTTGCAAGGAACTACTCTGAAGAAGTTGCTGCTGAAATAGATAGGGAGATCAAGAGTATTATTGAAGAAGCCTATAAAAAGGCTGAAGAGATACTAAAACAGAACATTGATAAGCTTCACAGGGTGGCAAACGCACTTTTAGAAAAAGAAAAGCTCACGGGCGAAGAGTTTAGAAAACTTGTTTTTGAAGATGCTCAGCCACAGTTAGCTTAA
- the glnA gene encoding type I glutamate--ammonia ligase, with product MKNYTKEDIIRICKEQDVKFIRLQFVDIFGIMKNVAITVDQLEAALNNEIMFDGSSIEGFVRIEESDMYLRPDFNTFTIFPWRPSPNRVARLICDVYLPDGTPFPGCPRGVLKKTLQKAEEMGFKFFVGPELEFFLFLTDENGNPTLQTHDNAGYFDLGPVDLGEDARRDMVLTLEEMGFEIEASHHEVAPGQHEIDFKYDHALYTADNVVTFKLVVKTIAQRHGLHATFMPKPIFGINGSGMHTNMSLARVSDGKNAFLDPNDKLQLSKEAYYFIGGLMKHAREFALVTNPLVNSYKRLVPGYEAPVYIAWSPKNRSPLIRVPAKRGQATRIELRNPDPAANPYLAFAAVLAAGLDGIKNKIEPPEPVEENIFEMSEEERARRGIGSLPGSLEEAIKEFENSALMRETLGEHIFEKYLEAKKLEWDDYRTKVHQWEIDSYLTKY from the coding sequence ATGAAGAATTACACAAAGGAAGACATTATTCGTATATGCAAGGAGCAGGATGTAAAATTTATCAGACTTCAGTTTGTTGATATTTTTGGTATTATGAAAAATGTTGCAATCACAGTTGATCAATTAGAGGCAGCATTGAATAACGAAATTATGTTTGATGGCTCGTCAATTGAAGGATTCGTTAGAATTGAAGAGTCAGACATGTATCTGAGACCAGATTTTAACACATTCACAATTTTTCCGTGGAGACCGTCACCTAACAGAGTAGCAAGACTTATTTGTGATGTTTACCTTCCGGACGGAACACCTTTCCCTGGTTGTCCGAGAGGTGTTTTGAAAAAAACTCTCCAAAAGGCTGAAGAAATGGGGTTTAAGTTCTTTGTAGGTCCAGAGTTAGAATTTTTCTTGTTCCTGACAGATGAGAATGGTAATCCAACATTACAAACACACGACAATGCTGGATATTTTGACTTAGGACCAGTTGATCTGGGTGAGGATGCAAGAAGAGACATGGTGCTGACATTAGAAGAGATGGGATTTGAGATAGAAGCATCTCACCATGAAGTTGCTCCTGGTCAGCATGAGATTGACTTTAAATATGACCATGCACTCTATACAGCTGACAATGTTGTGACATTCAAGCTTGTTGTAAAAACAATTGCACAGAGACATGGACTTCATGCAACATTTATGCCAAAGCCAATATTCGGAATTAATGGTTCAGGAATGCATACGAATATGTCTTTGGCAAGAGTATCTGATGGTAAGAATGCATTTTTAGATCCAAATGACAAGCTTCAGCTTTCCAAAGAAGCATATTACTTCATTGGTGGTCTTATGAAACACGCAAGAGAATTTGCGCTTGTTACAAATCCGCTTGTAAACTCATACAAAAGACTTGTGCCGGGGTATGAAGCACCAGTTTATATTGCATGGTCACCCAAGAATAGAAGCCCGCTCATAAGAGTTCCAGCTAAAAGAGGTCAGGCAACAAGAATTGAGTTGAGAAATCCTGACCCTGCAGCAAATCCATACCTTGCATTTGCAGCAGTTTTAGCAGCCGGGCTTGATGGTATTAAAAACAAGATTGAGCCGCCAGAGCCAGTGGAAGAAAATATATTTGAAATGAGTGAAGAAGAAAGAGCAAGACGTGGAATTGGAAGCTTACCAGGAAGTTTAGAAGAGGCAATCAAAGAATTTGAAAACAGTGCTCTTATGAGAGAAACACTTGGAGAGCATATCTTTGAAAAGTACTTAGAAGCAAAGAAACTTGAATGGGACGATTACAGGACAAAAGTACATCAATGGGAGATAGACTCATATCTTACAAAATACTAA
- the gltA gene encoding NADPH-dependent glutamate synthase: MQNWIGGVEKLDVLKRVPIKEQEPTERIHNFDEVCLGYTPDEAIMEAQRCLQCKNAPCVNGCPVEVKIPEFIQLIKENKFKESYFKILETNLLPAICGRVCPQETQCEQNCVRGIKGEPIAIGKLERFVADWFRQNCEFEFSKPQPNGRKVAIIGSGPAGLSCASSLAKIGYNVTIFEAFHKLGGVLYYGIPEFRLPKEIVEWEIENLKKMGVEFRTNMIFGKTFDLQDLKQEGFDAVFISSGAGLPNFLNIEGELLNGIYSANEFLTRINLMKAYKFPEHDTPIKLGKKVGVIGGGNVAMDAARVARRLGSDVYILYRRTEAEMPARKEEILHAKEEGIKIIELVNPIKFIGDETGHVKALELVKMQLSQPDSSGRRSVKPIDGSNFIFEADNFIVAIGQSPNPLVKKAVPDLELNPNGSIKVDENLMTNIEGVFAGGDIVTGAATVILAMGMGKKAAESIDRYLNNKKS; encoded by the coding sequence ATGCAAAATTGGATTGGGGGAGTAGAGAAATTGGACGTATTGAAAAGAGTTCCTATCAAGGAACAGGAACCTACTGAGAGGATACACAACTTTGATGAAGTATGCTTGGGCTACACACCTGATGAAGCTATTATGGAGGCACAAAGATGTCTGCAGTGTAAAAACGCACCGTGTGTAAATGGTTGTCCTGTCGAGGTCAAGATTCCTGAGTTCATTCAGCTTATAAAAGAAAATAAATTCAAGGAAAGTTACTTTAAAATACTTGAGACAAACCTTCTTCCCGCCATATGCGGACGGGTATGTCCACAGGAAACTCAGTGCGAACAGAACTGTGTTCGTGGAATAAAAGGTGAACCAATTGCTATTGGCAAACTCGAGAGATTTGTCGCTGATTGGTTTAGACAAAACTGTGAATTTGAATTTTCAAAGCCACAGCCAAACGGGAGAAAAGTTGCAATAATCGGTTCAGGACCTGCTGGACTTTCATGTGCTTCATCTCTGGCAAAGATAGGTTATAATGTAACAATATTTGAGGCGTTTCATAAGCTTGGTGGAGTGTTGTACTATGGTATACCTGAGTTCAGACTTCCAAAGGAGATTGTTGAGTGGGAGATTGAAAATCTAAAGAAGATGGGCGTTGAGTTTAGGACAAACATGATATTCGGCAAGACATTCGATCTGCAAGATTTAAAGCAGGAAGGATTTGATGCTGTATTTATAAGCTCTGGCGCTGGACTTCCCAATTTTCTGAACATTGAAGGTGAGCTTTTAAACGGAATCTATTCAGCAAACGAATTTTTAACAAGAATAAACCTTATGAAAGCATATAAATTTCCTGAACATGACACACCAATCAAACTTGGCAAGAAGGTCGGTGTAATTGGTGGCGGGAACGTTGCAATGGACGCAGCAAGAGTGGCAAGACGCCTTGGAAGTGATGTTTACATCCTCTACCGAAGAACTGAAGCTGAGATGCCTGCAAGAAAAGAAGAAATTCTGCATGCAAAAGAAGAGGGAATAAAGATAATCGAACTTGTAAATCCTATCAAGTTCATAGGTGATGAAACGGGACATGTTAAAGCATTAGAGCTTGTTAAAATGCAGCTTTCTCAGCCAGATTCTTCAGGCAGAAGAAGCGTAAAGCCAATTGATGGCTCAAACTTTATATTTGAAGCTGACAATTTTATTGTTGCAATTGGACAAAGCCCAAATCCACTTGTCAAAAAAGCTGTACCTGACCTTGAGCTAAACCCCAACGGCTCTATTAAGGTAGATGAAAACCTCATGACAAACATTGAAGGTGTTTTTGCAGGAGGTGACATTGTCACAGGCGCAGCCACTGTCATTCTTGCAATGGGAATGGGTAAAAAAGCGGCAGAGAGTATTGACAGGTATTTGAATAATAAAAAATCATAG
- a CDS encoding sulfide/dihydroorotate dehydrogenase-like FAD/NAD-binding protein, with the protein MNEIVIKQNLAPNVWLMGIYSPQVAKKAKPGQFVILRVTEKGERIPLTIADFDREKGVVYIIFQVVGKTTSLLSQLNIGDRIIDFVGPLGMPYEYSPEDKDYLFVAGGLGIPAIFSKVKMLHSEGKNIDIIIGGRSKENIFFEDELKKYCNNLYISTNDGSYGKKGFVTDILNELLESGKRYDEIFAVGPVPMMKAVVDITKRFSIKTLVSLNPIMVDGTGMCGGCRVKIGNEVKFACVDGPIFNGFEVDFDGLMKRNSYYQDLENISYKEHKCKIGLGE; encoded by the coding sequence ATGAATGAAATTGTTATAAAGCAAAACTTAGCACCAAATGTATGGCTCATGGGCATATACTCCCCCCAGGTCGCAAAAAAGGCAAAACCCGGCCAGTTTGTGATATTGAGAGTTACAGAAAAAGGCGAAAGAATTCCTCTTACAATTGCAGATTTTGATAGAGAGAAGGGAGTTGTATACATCATCTTTCAGGTTGTTGGAAAAACAACCTCACTTTTGTCCCAGCTAAATATAGGTGACAGGATTATTGATTTTGTTGGTCCGCTTGGCATGCCATATGAATACAGCCCGGAAGATAAAGATTACCTTTTTGTGGCGGGCGGACTTGGAATTCCAGCAATATTTTCAAAGGTAAAGATGCTTCACAGCGAAGGCAAAAACATAGATATTATCATTGGAGGAAGGTCAAAAGAAAACATCTTTTTTGAGGATGAGTTAAAAAAATATTGCAATAATCTCTACATCTCCACAAACGATGGCTCCTATGGAAAAAAAGGATTTGTGACGGATATCTTGAACGAGCTTTTAGAAAGTGGCAAAAGATATGATGAAATATTTGCTGTAGGACCAGTCCCAATGATGAAAGCAGTTGTTGACATAACAAAAAGGTTTTCAATCAAGACTTTAGTCAGTCTCAATCCAATTATGGTTGATGGAACAGGAATGTGCGGTGGATGCAGGGTAAAGATTGGAAATGAAGTAAAGTTTGCCTGTGTTGATGGTCCTATCTTCAATGGATTCGAAGTTGACTTTGACGGACTTATGAAAAGAAATTCCTACTATCAAGACCTTGAAAATATTTCGTATAAAGAACACAAATGCAAAATTGGATTGGGGGAGTAG
- a CDS encoding sporulation transcriptional regulator SpoIIID, which translates to MKEDIEKRALLAAEIMIKYNATVRKVARILGVSKSTIHNDLTERLLYIDRELYRQVRAVLEKNKQERHIRGGLATRRKYLIKKSQLISKNSGII; encoded by the coding sequence TTGAAGGAGGATATTGAAAAAAGAGCTCTTCTTGCAGCAGAAATTATGATTAAGTACAATGCAACTGTGAGGAAGGTTGCAAGGATTTTGGGTGTGTCGAAATCCACAATTCACAATGACCTTACAGAAAGGCTTTTGTACATCGACAGGGAACTTTACAGACAGGTAAGAGCTGTATTGGAGAAGAATAAGCAAGAGAGGCACATAAGAGGAGGACTTGCAACCAGGAGAAAGTATCTCATAAAAAAATCGCAGCTCATTTCTAAAAATAGTGGTATAATATAG
- the mazG gene encoding nucleoside triphosphate pyrophosphohydrolase: protein MRASFEELVKIMDILREKCPWDKQQTHESLKKYLIEETYEVIEAIDEEDFKKLKEELGDLLLQVVFHAKIAQENGRFDIYEVIYDICQKMKRRHTHVFGSDNFSTAEEVLQNWDKIKNNEKEIETITDSMKRIPKHLPALMRSYKVQEKAAKVGFDWESFEGALNKVYEELEELKECLSKNDKKEKIEEEIGDILFAVVNIARFFEVDPEEALHNTVKKFITRFSYIEECASKQGKKLNEMTLEDMDKFWEEAKKV from the coding sequence ATGAGAGCAAGCTTTGAGGAACTTGTAAAAATAATGGACATACTCAGAGAAAAATGTCCATGGGATAAACAGCAAACACATGAAAGTCTTAAAAAATACCTGATAGAAGAGACATATGAAGTTATTGAAGCTATAGACGAAGAAGACTTTAAAAAACTTAAGGAAGAACTTGGTGATTTGCTTTTACAGGTTGTATTTCATGCCAAAATTGCACAAGAAAATGGTAGATTTGATATCTACGAGGTTATTTACGATATCTGTCAGAAAATGAAAAGAAGGCATACACATGTATTCGGTAGCGATAACTTTTCAACCGCTGAAGAGGTGCTTCAGAACTGGGATAAAATTAAAAACAATGAAAAAGAAATTGAAACCATTACTGACAGTATGAAAAGAATTCCGAAACATCTTCCAGCTCTTATGAGAAGTTATAAGGTTCAAGAAAAAGCAGCTAAAGTAGGTTTTGATTGGGAAAGTTTCGAAGGTGCTCTAAATAAAGTATATGAAGAGCTTGAAGAACTGAAAGAGTGTTTGTCGAAGAATGACAAAAAAGAGAAGATTGAAGAAGAAATTGGCGATATTCTTTTTGCAGTTGTGAATATAGCCAGATTTTTTGAAGTTGATCCTGAAGAAGCCTTGCACAACACCGTCAAGAAGTTCATAACCAGATTTTCATATATAGAGGAATGTGCCTCCAAACAAGGCAAGAAATTGAACGAAATGACCCTTGAAGATATGGACAAATTTTGGGAAGAGGCAAAAAAAGTTTAG
- a CDS encoding HU family DNA-binding protein — MNKTDLISAMAEKSGLTKKDAEKALNAFVDAVTEALSKGEKVQLVGFGSFEVRERAERVGRNPQTQEEIKIPATKVPVFKAGKMLKDAVAK; from the coding sequence ATGAACAAAACAGATTTAATTTCGGCAATGGCAGAGAAGAGTGGTCTTACAAAGAAGGATGCTGAAAAGGCGCTCAATGCATTTGTAGATGCGGTAACAGAGGCACTCTCTAAGGGGGAAAAGGTTCAGCTTGTTGGTTTTGGTTCATTTGAGGTAAGAGAGAGAGCAGAAAGAGTTGGTAGAAATCCTCAAACTCAAGAAGAGATAAAGATTCCAGCAACAAAGGTCCCTGTATTCAAAGCAGGTAAGATGTTGAAAGATGCTGTTGCAAAATAG
- a CDS encoding RNA-binding S4 domain-containing protein — protein MRIDKYLKVSRIIKRRTLAQEACEAGRVFVNGKVAKPSTDVKVGDVIEVHFGDRVFKCKVTSVDEKVQKNLASSMYEVIE, from the coding sequence ATGCGTATAGACAAGTATCTAAAAGTGTCGAGAATTATCAAAAGAAGGACTTTGGCACAGGAAGCGTGCGAAGCGGGAAGAGTATTTGTGAACGGAAAAGTAGCAAAACCATCAACAGATGTCAAAGTTGGAGATGTCATTGAGGTACACTTTGGTGACAGGGTTTTTAAATGCAAAGTGACAAGCGTTGATGAGAAGGTTCAAAAAAATTTAGCAAGTTCCATGTATGAAGTGATTGAGTAA
- a CDS encoding YabP/YqfC family sporulation protein, whose product MDERKNLKSKIHSVLIENREKITINGVDDVESFDENNIILIVNNELLIIKGFDLRINKINTETGEVFIEGQIYSLEYGESPKKGLFSRLFK is encoded by the coding sequence ATGGATGAAAGAAAAAATCTAAAATCTAAAATTCACAGTGTGCTTATCGAGAACAGAGAAAAGATAACAATAAATGGTGTTGATGATGTTGAGAGTTTTGATGAGAACAATATTATACTTATTGTCAATAATGAATTGCTTATAATAAAAGGGTTTGACCTTAGAATAAATAAAATAAACACAGAGACAGGTGAGGTATTCATAGAAGGACAGATTTATTCGCTTGAGTATGGTGAAAGTCCTAAAAAAGGTTTGTTCTCACGACTTTTTAAATGA